In Oreochromis aureus strain Israel breed Guangdong linkage group 15, ZZ_aureus, whole genome shotgun sequence, a single genomic region encodes these proteins:
- the polr2h gene encoding DNA-directed RNA polymerases I, II, and III subunit RPABC3 — translation MAGILFEDIFDVKDIDPDGKKFDRVSRLHCESESFKMDLILDVNIQIYPVDLGDKFRLVIASTLYEDGTPDDGEYNPQDDRPSRADQFDYVMYGKVYKIEGDETSTEAATRLSAYVSYGGLLMRLQGDANNLHGFEVDSRVYLLMKKLAF, via the exons ATGGCTGGAATTCTTTTTGAGGATATTTTTGATGTAAAAGATATCGATCCAGATGGCAAGAAGTTTGACAGAG TATCTCGCCTCCATTGTGAAAGTGAATCGTTCAAGATGGACCTCATCTTGGATGTAAACATTCAGATCTATCCTGTTGATCTTG GTGACAAGTTTAGACTGGTGATTGCCAGCACGTTATATGAAGATGGAACACCAGACGATGGAGAGTACAATCCTCAGGATGACAGACCGTCTAG AGCAGACCAGTTTGATTATGTGATGTATGGGAAAGTTTACAAGATTGAGGGCGATGAAACTTCAACAGAAGCTGCCACACGTCT ctctgCTTATGTGTCTTATGGAGGCCTCCTCATGAGGCTACAGGGGGATGCCAACAATCTTCACGGCTTTGAAGTGGACTCCAGGGTCTACCTGCTCATGAAGAAGCTGGCCTTCTAA
- the LOC116335580 gene encoding lisH domain-containing protein ARMC9 isoform X1, which produces MSSREAAKMGDILANEADLLGMIKEYLKFEEFEETLHSFEKECKRKGKLASKPRGNTLNDSKTRVIQKDLLSSFDDGDHRVFFELWTENIPPRVKDTDAEAQGLEFYLYIHFTIYPLRRHPVGHDRAEFEERVSFFKQYLETRGEALSQTTEFLPYYALPFVPNPTVHPSFKELFQDSWMPKLRDKLEQFLSVILKPSNSPRLMTLYKESGRSTKEATQQLQLQLAESDRRINSYVRKFNKMQADYHNLIGITAELVDSLEATASGKMISPEYLQSMCVRLFSSQMRQSVVQSTDFTRPGTGYYSMSPYDDGYASSMLRASIAPQRTKDVPMLPSLDYEKLKKDLIEGSERLQSLLLQALRWRLTRSLPGEQRDTVLQAYISNDLLERYSTKEKTVLHLMRSPNEIVRQYMARLINAFASLAEGRVYLSQIPILLKHLTETLRKEEKESLTRENVLVALQKLSLRRSQQTAMIADDLIGWLVDELQDSDCLSDYNLEYSAALLMNLCLRTKGKRKCAENAKHVLKVLTDLLGHENHEIWPYVNGALYSILCIPSVRQEAREMSVEEILRCYIREENPNLNRQIEFIIKQLNSAEEEGLESDDEEEEDDNDEDLMEIDIDKEEVLQPQHRELSGESLLTTEYLGILTNMTKVKRKPTPLPQPAADEPLQRPVTPSSHRNIGVGDYRPASRGGETSRDTEYRQKSGEGSLPHSRYNSRPPTRSGSRPSTVDSLRQSIDSECGRLSQESELDRQYEGRARKGCSQEDHNGHSASRNDYIPAIPSKPKISRTPDTAANQNSAHRGRGLALAPQFSQSEPQQSSQPGSASSTGGGGNGSRQSKRR; this is translated from the exons ATGAGTTCCAGGGAGGCAGCCAAGATGGGGGACATCTTGGCAAATGAAGCCGATCTTCTTGGGATGATTAAGGAG TACCTTAAATTTGAAGAATTTGAAGAGACTCTTCACAGTTTTGAGAAGGAGTGCAAAAGGAAAGGCAAACTCGCCTCAAAGCCTCGAGGGAATACTCTCAATGACTCAAAGACACGTGTCATTCAG AAAGACCTTCTAAGCTCATTTGATGATGGAGACCACAGGGTGTTCTTTGAACTGTGGACAGAGAATATTCCCCCCAGAGTTAAAGACACTGATGCTGAGGCCCAGGGACTGGAGTTCTACCTTTACATCCACTTTACAATCTACCCACTGAGGAGGCACCCTGTAGGACAT GACCGCGCTGAGTTTGAAGAGAGGGTTTCCTTCTTCAAGCAGTACCTGGAAACTCGAGGAGAAGCTCTGAGCCAGACCACAGAGTTTCTGCCTTACTATGCTTTGCCTTTTGTTCCCAACCCAACTGTCCACCCTTCTTTCAAAGAACTGTTCCAG GATTCCTGGATGCCAAAATTGAGAGATAAGCTGGAGCAGTTCCTGTCAGTGATACTTAAGCCATCTAACAGCCCAAGGCTGATGACTTTATAT AAGGAGAGTGGAAGGAGTACTAAAG AGGCCACACAGCAGTTACAGCTCCAGCTGGCTGAATCGGATCGCCGCATCAACAGCTACGTACGGAAGTTCAACAAGATGCAAGCTGACTACCACAACCTGATTGGAATCACTGCTGAGTTGGTCGACTCATTGGAGGCCACCGCCAGCGGAAAGATG ATCTCCCCCGAGTACCTGCAGAGTATGTGTGTTCGCCTGTTCAGCAGCCAGATGAGACAGAGTGTGGTGCAGAGCACGGACTTCACCAGGCCAGGCACT GGATATTACTCTATGAGTCCCTATGATGATGGCTAT GCTTCCTCTATGCTACGAGCATCCATTGCACCACA GAGAACAAAGGATGTGCCAATGTTGCCCTCGTTAGACTATGAGAAGCTTAAGAAAGACCTCATCGAAGGCTCAGAGAGACTTCAGTCTCTGCTACTTCAAGCACTGCGCTGG AGACTCACCCGCTCACTCCCTGGTGAACAGAGAGACACTGTGCTTCAGGCTTACATCAGCAATGATCTACTGGAGCGGTACAGTACTAAAGAG AAAACTGTGCTTCATTTAATGAGATCACCAAATGAGATTGTCCGTCAATACATGGCCCGTCTCATCAATGCATTTGCTTCCCTTGCAGAGG GTCGTGTTTACCTCTCCCAAATCCCCATTCTTCTGAAACATCTGACAGAAACGCTcaggaaggaagaaaaagaatctCTTACTCGGGAAAATGTCCTTGTGGCCCTGCAGAAACTCAGCCTCAG GAGGAGTCAGCAGACAGCCATGATCGCAGATGATCTGATTGGCTGGCTAGTGGATGAGCTCCAGGACTCAGACTGCCTCAGTGACTACAACCTGGAGTATTCTGCAGctctgcttatgaacctgtgttTGCGAACAAAAG gaaaaaggAAGTGTGCAGAAAACGCCAAGCATGTGctaaaagttttgactgacCTCCTTGGACATGAGAACCACGAG ATTTGGCCATATGTGAATGGAGCTCTATACAGCATCCTGTGCATTCCCTCTGTGCGACAGGAAGCCAGAGAGATG AGCGTTGAAGAGATTCTACGCTGCTACATCAGAGAGGAGAACCCAAATCTTAACAGACAGATTGAATTCATCATTAAACAGCTAAACTCAG CTGAAGAGGAAGGACTAGAGTCTGacgatgaggaggaagaggatgacaaTGAC GAAGATTTAATGGAGATCGACATTGATAAAGAGGAAGTTCTCCAGCCACAGCACAGGGAACTGTCTGGGGAAAGCCTCCTCACCACTGAGTACCTGGGA ATCTTGACCAACATGACAAAAGTGAAAAGGAAGCCAACCCCTCTACCACAGCCAGCTGCCGATGAGCCGCTACAGCGACCAGTCACCCCTAGTTCTCATCGGAATATCGGCGTGGG GGATTATCGACCCGCCAGTCGGGGAGGCGAGACCAGCAGAGACACAGAATACAGACAGAAGAGCGGGGAAGGAAGCCTGCCACACTCTCGATACAACTCGCGACCTCCTACACGCTCTGGCAGTCGGCCCAGCACCGTAGACTCCCTACGCCAAAGCATCG ACTCAGAGTGTGGGCGGTTGTCCCAGGAGTCAGAATTGGACAGGCAGTATGAAGGTAGAGCCAGAAAAGGATGTTCCCAGGAGGACCACAACGGACACTCTGCCAG CAGAAATGATTATATCCCTGCAATTCCAAGTAAGCCCAAGATTTCCCGTACACCTGACACAGCAGCCAACCAGAACAGTGCTCACCGGGGTAGAGGCCTGGCCCTGGCTCCTCAGTTCTCACAGTCTGAGCCGCAGCAGAGCAGCCAGCCTGGCTCTGCCAGCTCCACAGGAGGAGGCGGGAATGGAA
- the mfsd8l1 gene encoding major facilitator superfamily domain-containing protein 8 isoform X2, producing the protein MTLDAAPYFLGLVLSAFSLSGLLSGPLFGHWSDRTRSTKKIILFANIFEIVGNFMYLMGYSKWLLLSSRLVAGIGAGVSSSIFGFLTRSTAPEDRATVFAAFMACRQAGLVIGPAFNIFLRLCDFHLGPFVINKYTAPGLFMCLLWILLQFVVVFLTVDLPPVEKRKARDSMTRKNQEEENEKSLVEDEEDSNEEGKPLIVSQELMGSYGSVMASSPPRNTTLNQNPSPDSPVSPAESSGVFKNFSISREFLREEVIVLLAAQFVTFFNQTALETMVTPLTQKYFNFGELENSVMYFLGGVVVIAGFLFVRWLSRHVTERVILAIGLCMCNISCVWCLIFLAKPLGGFAWQLTEFIIGVFLQILGLPFVSVAQVSLFSKITAEKTQGFSQGIRRSVGGLATILGPLWAGGLTENMYVMMGMMTVLLVLLTMMLVYSYSRLVEPAAQEQMDNSENFN; encoded by the exons ATG ACTCTGGATGCAGCACCTTACTTTCTGGGATTGGTCCTGTCAGCATTCAGTCTGAGTGGCCTACTGTCTGGACCACTGTTTGGCCACTGGTCCGACAGAACCCGATCAACAAAGAAGATCATATTGTTTGCCAACATCTTTGAGATAGTTG GTAATTTCATGTACTTGATGGGATACTCAAAGTGGCTTCTGCTGTCAAGCAGACTGGTAGCAG GCATCGGTGCAGGCGTTAGCTCGTCCATCTTTGGCTTCTTAACCAGAAGCACGGCCCCAGAGGACCGTGCCACTGTATTTGCTGCTTTCATGGCGTGTCGGCAGGCTGGACTTGTGATTG GTCCAGCATTTAACATCTTTCTGAGGTTGTGTGATTTCCACCTGGGTCCTTTTGTAATCAATAAATACACTGCGCCCGGG ctgtttatgtgtctgCTGTGGATTCTCCTTCAATTCGTGGTTGTTTTCCTGACTGTGGACCTACCACCTGTTGAGAAGAGGAAAGCCAGGGATAGTATGACGCGAAAGAACCAAGAGGAAGAGAATGAGAAAAGCCTTGTGGAAGACGAAGAAGATAGCAATGAAGAGGGAAAGCCCCTAATAGTGTCTCAGGAGCTGATGGGGTCCTACGGCTCTGTCATGGCTTCCAGTCCACCCAGGAACACTACGCTGAATCAAAATCCTTCACCTGACTCTCCTGTTTCACCAGCAGAGTCTTCAGGTGTCTTTAAGAATTTCAGCATATCTCGAG AGTTCCTGAGAGAAGAGGTGATTGTGCTGCTGGCTGCCCAGTTTGTCACCTTTTTCAATCAGACAGCGCTGGAG ACCATGGTGACACCTCTGACGCAGAAATATTTCAACTTTGGGGAGCTGGAGAACAGCGTGATGTACTTTCTTGGTGGTGTAGTGGTGATCGCCGGCTTCCTGTTTGTGCGCTGGCTGAGCCGCCATGTGACAGAACGGGTCATCCTTGCCATTGGTCTGTGCATGTGCAACATCTCCTGTGTCTGGTGCCTCATCTTCTTGGCTAAGCCGCTAG gTGGCTTTGCATGGCAGCTGACAGAGTTCATCATTGGGGTATTTCTGCAGATTTTGGGTTTGCCGTTTGTGTCCGTTGCGCAGGTTTCTCTGTTTTCCAAAATTACAGCTGAGAAAACACAAG GTTTCAGTCAGGGAATACGTCGTTCAGTGGGGGGTCTAGCCACCATTCTGGGCCCACTGTGGGCTGGAGGCCTTACCGAGAACATGTATGTCATGATGGGGATGATGACGGTACTGCTGGTCCTGCTAACG ATGATGCTGGTCTACTCATACAGTCGACTGGTGGAACCTGCTGCACAGGAGCAAATGGACAATTCGGAAAACTTTAATTAG
- the mfsd8l1 gene encoding major facilitator superfamily domain-containing protein 8 isoform X1, whose protein sequence is MDNRRERRLTFITIGLIFLLSGVEYAVILPTIWRFLQTLDAAPYFLGLVLSAFSLSGLLSGPLFGHWSDRTRSTKKIILFANIFEIVGNFMYLMGYSKWLLLSSRLVAGIGAGVSSSIFGFLTRSTAPEDRATVFAAFMACRQAGLVIGPAFNIFLRLCDFHLGPFVINKYTAPGLFMCLLWILLQFVVVFLTVDLPPVEKRKARDSMTRKNQEEENEKSLVEDEEDSNEEGKPLIVSQELMGSYGSVMASSPPRNTTLNQNPSPDSPVSPAESSGVFKNFSISREFLREEVIVLLAAQFVTFFNQTALETMVTPLTQKYFNFGELENSVMYFLGGVVVIAGFLFVRWLSRHVTERVILAIGLCMCNISCVWCLIFLAKPLGGFAWQLTEFIIGVFLQILGLPFVSVAQVSLFSKITAEKTQGFSQGIRRSVGGLATILGPLWAGGLTENMYVMMGMMTVLLVLLTMMLVYSYSRLVEPAAQEQMDNSENFN, encoded by the exons ATGGATAACAGACGGGAAAGGAGGTTGACATTTATCACCattggacttatttttcttcttAGCGGCGTGGAATATG CTGTAATTTTGCCCACAATATGGCGTTTCTTGCAGACTCTGGATGCAGCACCTTACTTTCTGGGATTGGTCCTGTCAGCATTCAGTCTGAGTGGCCTACTGTCTGGACCACTGTTTGGCCACTGGTCCGACAGAACCCGATCAACAAAGAAGATCATATTGTTTGCCAACATCTTTGAGATAGTTG GTAATTTCATGTACTTGATGGGATACTCAAAGTGGCTTCTGCTGTCAAGCAGACTGGTAGCAG GCATCGGTGCAGGCGTTAGCTCGTCCATCTTTGGCTTCTTAACCAGAAGCACGGCCCCAGAGGACCGTGCCACTGTATTTGCTGCTTTCATGGCGTGTCGGCAGGCTGGACTTGTGATTG GTCCAGCATTTAACATCTTTCTGAGGTTGTGTGATTTCCACCTGGGTCCTTTTGTAATCAATAAATACACTGCGCCCGGG ctgtttatgtgtctgCTGTGGATTCTCCTTCAATTCGTGGTTGTTTTCCTGACTGTGGACCTACCACCTGTTGAGAAGAGGAAAGCCAGGGATAGTATGACGCGAAAGAACCAAGAGGAAGAGAATGAGAAAAGCCTTGTGGAAGACGAAGAAGATAGCAATGAAGAGGGAAAGCCCCTAATAGTGTCTCAGGAGCTGATGGGGTCCTACGGCTCTGTCATGGCTTCCAGTCCACCCAGGAACACTACGCTGAATCAAAATCCTTCACCTGACTCTCCTGTTTCACCAGCAGAGTCTTCAGGTGTCTTTAAGAATTTCAGCATATCTCGAG AGTTCCTGAGAGAAGAGGTGATTGTGCTGCTGGCTGCCCAGTTTGTCACCTTTTTCAATCAGACAGCGCTGGAG ACCATGGTGACACCTCTGACGCAGAAATATTTCAACTTTGGGGAGCTGGAGAACAGCGTGATGTACTTTCTTGGTGGTGTAGTGGTGATCGCCGGCTTCCTGTTTGTGCGCTGGCTGAGCCGCCATGTGACAGAACGGGTCATCCTTGCCATTGGTCTGTGCATGTGCAACATCTCCTGTGTCTGGTGCCTCATCTTCTTGGCTAAGCCGCTAG gTGGCTTTGCATGGCAGCTGACAGAGTTCATCATTGGGGTATTTCTGCAGATTTTGGGTTTGCCGTTTGTGTCCGTTGCGCAGGTTTCTCTGTTTTCCAAAATTACAGCTGAGAAAACACAAG GTTTCAGTCAGGGAATACGTCGTTCAGTGGGGGGTCTAGCCACCATTCTGGGCCCACTGTGGGCTGGAGGCCTTACCGAGAACATGTATGTCATGATGGGGATGATGACGGTACTGCTGGTCCTGCTAACG ATGATGCTGGTCTACTCATACAGTCGACTGGTGGAACCTGCTGCACAGGAGCAAATGGACAATTCGGAAAACTTTAATTAG
- the LOC116335580 gene encoding lisH domain-containing protein ARMC9 isoform X2 — protein sequence MSSREAAKMGDILANEADLLGMIKEYLKFEEFEETLHSFEKECKRKGKLASKPRGNTLNDSKTRVIQKDLLSSFDDGDHRVFFELWTENIPPRVKDTDAEAQGLEFYLYIHFTIYPLRRHPVGHDRAEFEERVSFFKQYLETRGEALSQTTEFLPYYALPFVPNPTVHPSFKELFQDSWMPKLRDKLEQFLSVILKPSNSPRLMTLYKESGRSTKEATQQLQLQLAESDRRINSYVRKFNKMQADYHNLIGITAELVDSLEATASGKMISPEYLQSMCVRLFSSQMRQSVVQSTDFTRPGTGYYSMSPYDDGYASSMLRASIAPQRTKDVPMLPSLDYEKLKKDLIEGSERLQSLLLQALRWRLTRSLPGEQRDTVLQAYISNDLLERYSTKEKTVLHLMRSPNEIVRQYMARLINAFASLAEGRVYLSQIPILLKHLTETLRKEEKESLTRENVLVALQKLSLRRSQQTAMIADDLIGWLVDELQDSDCLSDYNLEYSAALLMNLCLRTKGKRKCAENAKHVLKVLTDLLGHENHEIWPYVNGALYSILCIPSVRQEAREMSVEEILRCYIREENPNLNRQIEFIIKQLNSAEEEGLESDDEEEEDDNDEDLMEIDIDKEEVLQPQHRELSGESLLTTEYLGILTNMTKVKRKPTPLPQPAADEPLQRPVTPSSHRNIGVGDYRPASRGGETSRDTEYRQKSGEGSLPHSRYNSRPPTRSGSRPSTVDSLRQSIDSECGRLSQESELDRQYEGRARKGCSQEDHNGHSARNDYIPAIPSKPKISRTPDTAANQNSAHRGRGLALAPQFSQSEPQQSSQPGSASSTGGGGNGSRQSKRR from the exons ATGAGTTCCAGGGAGGCAGCCAAGATGGGGGACATCTTGGCAAATGAAGCCGATCTTCTTGGGATGATTAAGGAG TACCTTAAATTTGAAGAATTTGAAGAGACTCTTCACAGTTTTGAGAAGGAGTGCAAAAGGAAAGGCAAACTCGCCTCAAAGCCTCGAGGGAATACTCTCAATGACTCAAAGACACGTGTCATTCAG AAAGACCTTCTAAGCTCATTTGATGATGGAGACCACAGGGTGTTCTTTGAACTGTGGACAGAGAATATTCCCCCCAGAGTTAAAGACACTGATGCTGAGGCCCAGGGACTGGAGTTCTACCTTTACATCCACTTTACAATCTACCCACTGAGGAGGCACCCTGTAGGACAT GACCGCGCTGAGTTTGAAGAGAGGGTTTCCTTCTTCAAGCAGTACCTGGAAACTCGAGGAGAAGCTCTGAGCCAGACCACAGAGTTTCTGCCTTACTATGCTTTGCCTTTTGTTCCCAACCCAACTGTCCACCCTTCTTTCAAAGAACTGTTCCAG GATTCCTGGATGCCAAAATTGAGAGATAAGCTGGAGCAGTTCCTGTCAGTGATACTTAAGCCATCTAACAGCCCAAGGCTGATGACTTTATAT AAGGAGAGTGGAAGGAGTACTAAAG AGGCCACACAGCAGTTACAGCTCCAGCTGGCTGAATCGGATCGCCGCATCAACAGCTACGTACGGAAGTTCAACAAGATGCAAGCTGACTACCACAACCTGATTGGAATCACTGCTGAGTTGGTCGACTCATTGGAGGCCACCGCCAGCGGAAAGATG ATCTCCCCCGAGTACCTGCAGAGTATGTGTGTTCGCCTGTTCAGCAGCCAGATGAGACAGAGTGTGGTGCAGAGCACGGACTTCACCAGGCCAGGCACT GGATATTACTCTATGAGTCCCTATGATGATGGCTAT GCTTCCTCTATGCTACGAGCATCCATTGCACCACA GAGAACAAAGGATGTGCCAATGTTGCCCTCGTTAGACTATGAGAAGCTTAAGAAAGACCTCATCGAAGGCTCAGAGAGACTTCAGTCTCTGCTACTTCAAGCACTGCGCTGG AGACTCACCCGCTCACTCCCTGGTGAACAGAGAGACACTGTGCTTCAGGCTTACATCAGCAATGATCTACTGGAGCGGTACAGTACTAAAGAG AAAACTGTGCTTCATTTAATGAGATCACCAAATGAGATTGTCCGTCAATACATGGCCCGTCTCATCAATGCATTTGCTTCCCTTGCAGAGG GTCGTGTTTACCTCTCCCAAATCCCCATTCTTCTGAAACATCTGACAGAAACGCTcaggaaggaagaaaaagaatctCTTACTCGGGAAAATGTCCTTGTGGCCCTGCAGAAACTCAGCCTCAG GAGGAGTCAGCAGACAGCCATGATCGCAGATGATCTGATTGGCTGGCTAGTGGATGAGCTCCAGGACTCAGACTGCCTCAGTGACTACAACCTGGAGTATTCTGCAGctctgcttatgaacctgtgttTGCGAACAAAAG gaaaaaggAAGTGTGCAGAAAACGCCAAGCATGTGctaaaagttttgactgacCTCCTTGGACATGAGAACCACGAG ATTTGGCCATATGTGAATGGAGCTCTATACAGCATCCTGTGCATTCCCTCTGTGCGACAGGAAGCCAGAGAGATG AGCGTTGAAGAGATTCTACGCTGCTACATCAGAGAGGAGAACCCAAATCTTAACAGACAGATTGAATTCATCATTAAACAGCTAAACTCAG CTGAAGAGGAAGGACTAGAGTCTGacgatgaggaggaagaggatgacaaTGAC GAAGATTTAATGGAGATCGACATTGATAAAGAGGAAGTTCTCCAGCCACAGCACAGGGAACTGTCTGGGGAAAGCCTCCTCACCACTGAGTACCTGGGA ATCTTGACCAACATGACAAAAGTGAAAAGGAAGCCAACCCCTCTACCACAGCCAGCTGCCGATGAGCCGCTACAGCGACCAGTCACCCCTAGTTCTCATCGGAATATCGGCGTGGG GGATTATCGACCCGCCAGTCGGGGAGGCGAGACCAGCAGAGACACAGAATACAGACAGAAGAGCGGGGAAGGAAGCCTGCCACACTCTCGATACAACTCGCGACCTCCTACACGCTCTGGCAGTCGGCCCAGCACCGTAGACTCCCTACGCCAAAGCATCG ACTCAGAGTGTGGGCGGTTGTCCCAGGAGTCAGAATTGGACAGGCAGTATGAAGGTAGAGCCAGAAAAGGATGTTCCCAGGAGGACCACAACGGACACTCTGCCAG AAATGATTATATCCCTGCAATTCCAAGTAAGCCCAAGATTTCCCGTACACCTGACACAGCAGCCAACCAGAACAGTGCTCACCGGGGTAGAGGCCTGGCCCTGGCTCCTCAGTTCTCACAGTCTGAGCCGCAGCAGAGCAGCCAGCCTGGCTCTGCCAGCTCCACAGGAGGAGGCGGGAATGGAA
- the LOC116335580 gene encoding lisH domain-containing protein ARMC9 isoform X3, with protein MSSREAAKMGDILANEADLLGMIKEYLKFEEFEETLHSFEKECKRKGKLASKPRGNTLNDSKTRVIQKDLLSSFDDGDHRVFFELWTENIPPRVKDTDAEAQGLEFYLYIHFTIYPLRRHPVGHDRAEFEERVSFFKQYLETRGEALSQTTEFLPYYALPFVPNPTVHPSFKELFQDSWMPKLRDKLEQFLSVILKPSNSPRLMTLYKESGRSTKEATQQLQLQLAESDRRINSYVRKFNKMQADYHNLIGITAELVDSLEATASGKMISPEYLQSMCVRLFSSQMRQSVVQSTDFTRPGTASSMLRASIAPQRTKDVPMLPSLDYEKLKKDLIEGSERLQSLLLQALRWRLTRSLPGEQRDTVLQAYISNDLLERYSTKEKTVLHLMRSPNEIVRQYMARLINAFASLAEGRVYLSQIPILLKHLTETLRKEEKESLTRENVLVALQKLSLRRSQQTAMIADDLIGWLVDELQDSDCLSDYNLEYSAALLMNLCLRTKGKRKCAENAKHVLKVLTDLLGHENHEIWPYVNGALYSILCIPSVRQEAREMSVEEILRCYIREENPNLNRQIEFIIKQLNSAEEEGLESDDEEEEDDNDEDLMEIDIDKEEVLQPQHRELSGESLLTTEYLGILTNMTKVKRKPTPLPQPAADEPLQRPVTPSSHRNIGVGDYRPASRGGETSRDTEYRQKSGEGSLPHSRYNSRPPTRSGSRPSTVDSLRQSIDSECGRLSQESELDRQYEGRARKGCSQEDHNGHSASRNDYIPAIPSKPKISRTPDTAANQNSAHRGRGLALAPQFSQSEPQQSSQPGSASSTGGGGNGSRQSKRR; from the exons ATGAGTTCCAGGGAGGCAGCCAAGATGGGGGACATCTTGGCAAATGAAGCCGATCTTCTTGGGATGATTAAGGAG TACCTTAAATTTGAAGAATTTGAAGAGACTCTTCACAGTTTTGAGAAGGAGTGCAAAAGGAAAGGCAAACTCGCCTCAAAGCCTCGAGGGAATACTCTCAATGACTCAAAGACACGTGTCATTCAG AAAGACCTTCTAAGCTCATTTGATGATGGAGACCACAGGGTGTTCTTTGAACTGTGGACAGAGAATATTCCCCCCAGAGTTAAAGACACTGATGCTGAGGCCCAGGGACTGGAGTTCTACCTTTACATCCACTTTACAATCTACCCACTGAGGAGGCACCCTGTAGGACAT GACCGCGCTGAGTTTGAAGAGAGGGTTTCCTTCTTCAAGCAGTACCTGGAAACTCGAGGAGAAGCTCTGAGCCAGACCACAGAGTTTCTGCCTTACTATGCTTTGCCTTTTGTTCCCAACCCAACTGTCCACCCTTCTTTCAAAGAACTGTTCCAG GATTCCTGGATGCCAAAATTGAGAGATAAGCTGGAGCAGTTCCTGTCAGTGATACTTAAGCCATCTAACAGCCCAAGGCTGATGACTTTATAT AAGGAGAGTGGAAGGAGTACTAAAG AGGCCACACAGCAGTTACAGCTCCAGCTGGCTGAATCGGATCGCCGCATCAACAGCTACGTACGGAAGTTCAACAAGATGCAAGCTGACTACCACAACCTGATTGGAATCACTGCTGAGTTGGTCGACTCATTGGAGGCCACCGCCAGCGGAAAGATG ATCTCCCCCGAGTACCTGCAGAGTATGTGTGTTCGCCTGTTCAGCAGCCAGATGAGACAGAGTGTGGTGCAGAGCACGGACTTCACCAGGCCAGGCACT GCTTCCTCTATGCTACGAGCATCCATTGCACCACA GAGAACAAAGGATGTGCCAATGTTGCCCTCGTTAGACTATGAGAAGCTTAAGAAAGACCTCATCGAAGGCTCAGAGAGACTTCAGTCTCTGCTACTTCAAGCACTGCGCTGG AGACTCACCCGCTCACTCCCTGGTGAACAGAGAGACACTGTGCTTCAGGCTTACATCAGCAATGATCTACTGGAGCGGTACAGTACTAAAGAG AAAACTGTGCTTCATTTAATGAGATCACCAAATGAGATTGTCCGTCAATACATGGCCCGTCTCATCAATGCATTTGCTTCCCTTGCAGAGG GTCGTGTTTACCTCTCCCAAATCCCCATTCTTCTGAAACATCTGACAGAAACGCTcaggaaggaagaaaaagaatctCTTACTCGGGAAAATGTCCTTGTGGCCCTGCAGAAACTCAGCCTCAG GAGGAGTCAGCAGACAGCCATGATCGCAGATGATCTGATTGGCTGGCTAGTGGATGAGCTCCAGGACTCAGACTGCCTCAGTGACTACAACCTGGAGTATTCTGCAGctctgcttatgaacctgtgttTGCGAACAAAAG gaaaaaggAAGTGTGCAGAAAACGCCAAGCATGTGctaaaagttttgactgacCTCCTTGGACATGAGAACCACGAG ATTTGGCCATATGTGAATGGAGCTCTATACAGCATCCTGTGCATTCCCTCTGTGCGACAGGAAGCCAGAGAGATG AGCGTTGAAGAGATTCTACGCTGCTACATCAGAGAGGAGAACCCAAATCTTAACAGACAGATTGAATTCATCATTAAACAGCTAAACTCAG CTGAAGAGGAAGGACTAGAGTCTGacgatgaggaggaagaggatgacaaTGAC GAAGATTTAATGGAGATCGACATTGATAAAGAGGAAGTTCTCCAGCCACAGCACAGGGAACTGTCTGGGGAAAGCCTCCTCACCACTGAGTACCTGGGA ATCTTGACCAACATGACAAAAGTGAAAAGGAAGCCAACCCCTCTACCACAGCCAGCTGCCGATGAGCCGCTACAGCGACCAGTCACCCCTAGTTCTCATCGGAATATCGGCGTGGG GGATTATCGACCCGCCAGTCGGGGAGGCGAGACCAGCAGAGACACAGAATACAGACAGAAGAGCGGGGAAGGAAGCCTGCCACACTCTCGATACAACTCGCGACCTCCTACACGCTCTGGCAGTCGGCCCAGCACCGTAGACTCCCTACGCCAAAGCATCG ACTCAGAGTGTGGGCGGTTGTCCCAGGAGTCAGAATTGGACAGGCAGTATGAAGGTAGAGCCAGAAAAGGATGTTCCCAGGAGGACCACAACGGACACTCTGCCAG CAGAAATGATTATATCCCTGCAATTCCAAGTAAGCCCAAGATTTCCCGTACACCTGACACAGCAGCCAACCAGAACAGTGCTCACCGGGGTAGAGGCCTGGCCCTGGCTCCTCAGTTCTCACAGTCTGAGCCGCAGCAGAGCAGCCAGCCTGGCTCTGCCAGCTCCACAGGAGGAGGCGGGAATGGAA